ATTTAAAAGACAAATCCTCTTCCATAGTCATTGCTAATTTGATGTGGTCTGATTCTGAAAATCCCAAAGATGTGTATTTGGATGCTCTCACTCGTTTGAAAGATCCTTCCATCGGTAATCGGATTTATCCTTTGTTAAATGATGGTGATTCTACGCTTCGATTGCAAGTAGTGGATGCACTTGTACAAATTGGTGCAACTGCTGTCGGACCACAAATTTTAAGTTTGGCTTTAAAAAACAAAGATAGGGAAAAAGACAAAACTTATGCAATGGCTTTAGGAAAACTAAAAGTTTCTGCTTCCGAATCTTATTTACTGGGTTTAACCAAAATCCAAGACGAATCACCCAGTCTTGCCGCAGCGTATTTGGCTCTGGGAAGAATCAAAGCAAAAAATGCCAACGATGTGCTTGTAAAAGCCTTAAATCTTCCTTATAGCAAGGGAAAAGAAAATGCATCGATGGCTCTGATTGAAATTGGAAATCCCTCGGTGGTTCCCAAGGTGTTTCAATCCTTAAATACGAATGATCCAGAAACCAAACTATATGCAACAGATGTACTTTGTGCCATTCCATCCCAAGAAGCTGCAAAACTCGCATTTAATTTGTTAAACGGAAAAGACACTGAGAATTGGGGAAATGCGGCAAAGATTGTAGGAAGACAAAGATATAAAGAGGGAAGGGTCCGCATTGAAGAATTATTAGAAAAATCATCCACACCGGAGAGGGATAGTTTTGCTGAAGCCCTTGGTTGGATTGGAGACAAAGCCTCTGTGCCAGTGCTTAGAAAGGTTTTATTATCAGGTGCCAAAGAAGGACCTTATGGATCTGCTTGGGCTCTTGGAATCCTTGGTGCCAAAGAAGCGGTTCCCGATCTCATCAAAGCCCTTGATTTGGGAGATGCAAAACTAATGGTGTATTCCTTGGAAGCACTAGGTTCTATCGCCGATCCGACAAGTCTCCCTAAACTCAAAAGCCTGTTAGCCGATAGACCCAAAATGGCACCTCAAATTCTTTCTACGGTTGCCCTCATTCCCACAGAAGAAGCACGTTTAATCATTGAAGAAGCCACCAAGTCAAAAAATGCGGAAGTATACAGACCTGCAATGGAAGAGATTGCCAAACGAAAGGATAAAAAATCCATTCCTCTTTTGCTAACTTATGCTAACGGAGATGATGCGGAAAAAAGAAAACTCAGTTATTATGCTCTCACAGCAGTGACAGGACAAAAATTTCGCACAGCCCAAGAATGGAACGAGTGGGCTAAAGGGAATTGATATTTTTTTAGGTAGTTTGATTTTCACTTAGGATGATAGGAAAGATCATTTGAAATCGTTAACCTTGTATTTTTTTTTGGCATACCTTATCTCCTGGATCATTTGGCTACCTTTGTATTTGCCGAAATTCGGGATTCATTTTTTACCAGTGTTGCCCTTCCATCATGCATGGGGGGCACTTGGTCCTTTGACAGCTACGATTATTGTAACCAAACTAGAAAAGGGCAATGATGGCATCAAAAACCTTCTTTACCGAATGTTTCAATGGAAGGTTAATTGGTTTTGGTATTTCATTGCGATTTTTAGTCCTTTTGTCCTTCTTGTTTTTGCAACCATTATCAATGATTTCAACAATTCAAAAGTTAGTTTTGATGGATTGGGTGCGAGTTCTGAATTTCCAGAGTTTGGTTTTGTTTCTTTCTTTTTATACAGTGTCATTGTTTACGGATTTGGGGAAGAAACTGGTTGGAGAGGGTATGCCTTACCAAAGTTACAAAAAAAATGGAACGCCTTGTCTTCGACAGTCATCCTAACGTTTTTATGGGCATTATGGCATATCCCTCTTTTTTTATATCGTCCCGGCTTTATGGCAATGGATGTATTTGGAATCTTCGGATGGTTTCTTTCTTTGTTTACAGGAGCCATTCTTTTGACCTGGATTTATAATTCCTCAAGAGGAAGTATTTTGATGGCGGCTCTTTTTCACGGAACCATCGACATCGTATTTACTTCTGATTCTATTGAACCAAATACAATGAACATCACTGGGTTTTTACTCGTTGTATTTGCAGTGTTTGTCCTTGGGTTGACGGGCTGGAAACATCTATCCAAGTTGAATCGGCAGATATTAGAGTGAAATTTGTTATTTAAATAGTGGTCATATTTAGCTAAAATACTTTTTTATTTTGTAATTTGTTTAAAAATCTTTTGATATTCGGGGTCCCGTATTGTTGTTTTGGAATTAAACTGGAAATAATCATTCCATCTTTTATCACAAAGAGACCATGAGCTAAGCGATTCGAACTGACAACACCGACACCTAACATTGTTTTTAAGATATTTATCTCATTTTGGTCACAGTCTTTTAAGCTATAACCAAGAGCCTTTAATTGGGGATGAAGTTTTTTAATTTCATTCCAAGAATCTTTACCATCGGAAGCAAGATGGATGATTTTTGCTGAAATTTTCCTTTTTTTGATTTCTACTTCCAAATCTAAAACTTGAGCAGAACAAGCAAAGGATCTTACGTTTGGTAAAGTTGAAATAAAAAAAATACCTCTTCTCCGTCTTAAGTTTGGAAATTTAGAATCTGTATTTAAAACAGGTGTTAATTGAAAATCTTTCTTCCATTTAGATCCATTCTTCGGTCTTTTGCCGGTAAGTTCTACCGGCAAGTCTCCTAAATATACTTTCATACGTTTGATTCTTCTTGCTCTTGTGAGTTAATTTCAGATTCTGCAATCATCGCATCCCAATCTGGGAAAGGATCTTCGAATTTTGCCCAAACATCCGGTCCTTCCTTGTATTCTTTGTCACTTAGCAGGCATTTGTCGAGAGAGGCACGTAGTTTCTTTTCATCCATATCCCTTCCAATGAGGACAATCTCTTGGCGCCTATCTCCCCAAGGTTCCAACCAATGCGCTTTTAAATTTTCCAAGACCTCTGGATCATCAGGAATATCCTCGTCTGGAATACTTGCCCACCAATACCCTTCTGGTTTGTAAGAAGAGAGTTTCCCTGCTTGGGAATACAAAACCACCCAGTCCATTTTACTAGCGAGCCATACAAATCCTTTGGCTCGAACCACTCCCGGTTTTTCCGAATGCAACCATTTGTAAAATCGTTCTGGATGGAAGGGGCGCCTGTTTCCATACACAAAACTTTTGATTCCATATTCTTCTGTCTCAGGAACATGCTCTCCCCTAAGTTCTTTTAACCACAAGGGAGACTGGCTTGCTTTTTCAAAATCAAACCGACCAGTATTTAAAACTTTGGATAGGGGAACTTTACTGTAATCTGTGGGTAAAATTTCGGCATCTGCATTCAGCGAACGTAAGATGGTAAGGAGCCGATTCTTTTTTCCATCTGATAACAAACTGATTTTATTAACTATAATCGTATCACTAAATTCTACTTGGTCCACAAGTAAGTCTACAATGTCCCTGTCATCATCTTCGCCAGCACCTAATTCTCGTTCTCTTAATGAATCTAAACTCTCGAAATCTTTTAAAAAATTTACAGCATCGACAACGGTAATCATAGAATCCAAATTTACTAAATCAGATAGGCTTACGCCTGTTTCATCTTCAAAGGTAAATGTTTCTGCA
This genomic window from Leptospira bandrabouensis contains:
- a CDS encoding HEAT repeat domain-containing protein, producing the protein MQKFWIFISLFFTITLLLNCDPVPQKEDTSPIEETVSEEQTTKQLLESLDSSDSFIRSQAAVQLGSRNEKSAIPKLKKLLSDKEPGVRAGAAIALGDLKDKSSSIVIANLMWSDSENPKDVYLDALTRLKDPSIGNRIYPLLNDGDSTLRLQVVDALVQIGATAVGPQILSLALKNKDREKDKTYAMALGKLKVSASESYLLGLTKIQDESPSLAAAYLALGRIKAKNANDVLVKALNLPYSKGKENASMALIEIGNPSVVPKVFQSLNTNDPETKLYATDVLCAIPSQEAAKLAFNLLNGKDTENWGNAAKIVGRQRYKEGRVRIEELLEKSSTPERDSFAEALGWIGDKASVPVLRKVLLSGAKEGPYGSAWALGILGAKEAVPDLIKALDLGDAKLMVYSLEALGSIADPTSLPKLKSLLADRPKMAPQILSTVALIPTEEARLIIEEATKSKNAEVYRPAMEEIAKRKDKKSIPLLLTYANGDDAEKRKLSYYALTAVTGQKFRTAQEWNEWAKGN
- a CDS encoding type II CAAX endopeptidase family protein, yielding MKSLTLYFFLAYLISWIIWLPLYLPKFGIHFLPVLPFHHAWGALGPLTATIIVTKLEKGNDGIKNLLYRMFQWKVNWFWYFIAIFSPFVLLVFATIINDFNNSKVSFDGLGASSEFPEFGFVSFFLYSVIVYGFGEETGWRGYALPKLQKKWNALSSTVILTFLWALWHIPLFLYRPGFMAMDVFGIFGWFLSLFTGAILLTWIYNSSRGSILMAALFHGTIDIVFTSDSIEPNTMNITGFLLVVFAVFVLGLTGWKHLSKLNRQILE
- the zigA gene encoding zinc metallochaperone GTPase ZigA — encoded protein: MKDKIPVTVLSGFLGAGKTTLLNHILANREGLRVAVIVNDMSEVNIDARLVASGGSLSRTNEKLVEMSNGCICCTLREDLLLEITKLAKEGKFDSILIESTGISEPLPIAETFTFEDETGVSLSDLVNLDSMITVVDAVNFLKDFESLDSLRERELGAGEDDDRDIVDLLVDQVEFSDTIIVNKISLLSDGKKNRLLTILRSLNADAEILPTDYSKVPLSKVLNTGRFDFEKASQSPLWLKELRGEHVPETEEYGIKSFVYGNRRPFHPERFYKWLHSEKPGVVRAKGFVWLASKMDWVVLYSQAGKLSSYKPEGYWWASIPDEDIPDDPEVLENLKAHWLEPWGDRRQEIVLIGRDMDEKKLRASLDKCLLSDKEYKEGPDVWAKFEDPFPDWDAMIAESEINSQEQEESNV